A stretch of DNA from Nitrosopumilus zosterae:
TACATCACATTCGTTTTTCCATTCCACAGACTTTGATGAGTATGCATTGCTGAAGCATTATCACCAAAAATTGGCTTTGGCATAAAAGTTGCAACTTTATTTTTTCTTTTAGCTTTAACTTTCACCAAATTTTTAACTGCAATTACATTATCTGCCATTGCAATCATCTCATCATATACTAAATTGATTTCACATTGACCCGAAGTCGCAACTTCGTGATGTTCTGCTTCTATTTTTATTCCAAAGTAATTATACAGATCATCACAGATATCTTTTCGAAATCCCTCAAGTGTGTCCTTAGGTTGTGATGGATAGTATCCTTCTTTGAGATCTATGGCCGTACTGACATTGCCTTTAGCCCAAGGAGATTCTTTTGATTCAATAGAATATCCTGAACCACCATACGAATGCGTCGCAGCATAGGGGGAAGGATAAACATTGATAGTATCAAATACAAAAAACTCTATTTCAGGACCCCAATTGGTATGAGTTAAACCAAAATCAGACAGTTTTTCAGATGCTTTATTGGCAATTCCTCTAGAATCACGATTATATCTAGACTCTTTGTTCGAATTGCCATCATACAAATCACAGAATATTCGTGCATTTTTCCGATTACCAGGATCATAATCATTTGGGAGAATTTTAAATGACGATGGATCAGGTAATAAAATCATATCAGAATGATTTACAGATTTGAATCCAACAATTGAACTTGCATCGAGTTTTTCAAGACCATTTACAAAACTATCTTTATCAATTGCATAGCTTGGCATTCCCACATTATGAAGTTCACCAAAAATATCTACAAACCAAAAATCAATAAATGAAATTTTTTCATCTTGTATAGTTTGTAGAACTTGATCGGCATTCAATGTTTAAGGTTAATTTATCAAATTACTAATATTGTTTAGTAAGATAGATTTGTCAAGATAGTCAGGTTAATTCTCAATCAAATAATTTTCAAACAATATATAGACACATAATAAGTAAAAACAAAAAACAATTGGATTTAAAAAAATTTAGTGTTTAACAACTTTTTTTGTTAATAATATATTTCAAATAAGAAAATCACAAAATCATAGTGTGACTCAATCAGAATATGATCAAAAAGATCTAAATAATTACGAGAAATTACAAAATGAATATAAAAAATTGCTTACCGAATATGATGAACTAAAATCAGATAACCCCCAAAATACAGAATTGGATGAGAAGGTAAAAGAACTTACTGAAAAACATAAAGAAATTCAAGATTTGTCATCCAAATTATTTTAAGAATTGAACAGTAGTTACTATTAGTGCAAGTAGCAAATAACACATTCTTGGGTGTCAGACATATTCGTATTAAATTACAGTTAACAGGACTAATATTAATTCAGAAGGATATACTTATACCATTTAATTCATAATAGTCATTTTTGAATTTTAATGATTACAGATAGACACAAAATCATAATTTTTCGCATGTGCCACCGGCTTTTTTCCAGCTTTTTCCGCCTTCATTTCGACATTGTGTTTTAGTAACTTTTCTTAAGATTACTCCTTTGCAGTTTTCTTCAGCATAACATGTTCCACGAGGAATTTTAGAATTGGTTTTTTTATGAATAACCGATTTTTTGTTAGAAACTTTTGTTTTGACTCTGCCTATTGAGAGAGTAGGTAATTTTTTAACAATTTTCTTACGTTTTGAAATTAAAGGTTTCTTTATTTTTGGAGTCTTGGGTTTTTTAATTACAGGTTTACGTATTGACACTGAATCATTATGATCCCATAAGATATTAAATTTTAGAGAAAATTTTTGATCTTATAAAAACTGTCAAACAGATTCTATAAGAAACAAATATTGACAAAAGTAATTAGACAGAACAAATCGACGTAAACAGTGCAGAAAGAATTTCCAGAAGCCGAAATCTTTGAGATAAAGAAAATAGAATTAAACAGTCCAATAATTTTTGCAGGATTTGTAGGTGCAGGTCTAGTAGGACCTCTTGCAATAAACCACATCATTGAGAAACTGAAAATGCAACAAATAGCAGTAATGAGATCAAAATATCTTCCACCATCAACAGTTTTCATGAGAGGGAGACTACGGCATCCATTTAGATTTTATGCAAATCCAGAGGGAACAATATGTGCGATAATTTGTGAAATAACATTGAGAATGGAAGGGTTGTATTCACTAGTAGGAGAAATTTTAGATTGGGCAGAAGAGAAAGGCTCAAAAGAAATTGTAATTTTAGACGGGGTTGCAAGTATAGGACATGATGACAAAGCATATTGTGCAGCTGAAGAAGATTTGGTACGAACCATGGCAGAAAAAGACATCAGTATGATCCCACAGGGATTTATCACAGGAATTCCAGGAGGGATATTAAACGAATGCTTGGTAAGGGAAATCCAAGGACTAACATTATTAGCAAAAGCAAACAAAGTGGCGCCTGATTCAGGAGCAGCCGCCACCCTGATTGAAGCACTGAATAGATTCTATGATTTGAACATTGACACAAAACAACTAGAAGATGAGAAAGATAGATTCCACTCAGAATTTAGTGAGTTATCTCAGAAATATGTAGAGCATAGAGAAGAGATAGCTGGAATGTATATGTGATCGAAACAGCAGGCAAATTCTTTTATTCATAGCAAATACGCATCAAATTATGGTGTTAACCTACAAAAAAGCAGGAGTGGACATTTCTAAAATCAAACAAAGTCAACAAGCAATTGGTAAATTAATTGCATCAACTCATAAACTTCAGAAAAAAGCAAAGATAGCACATGGTTTTGGCCATTATGCAGGAATTGTTGAGATCCCCGGAGGAAAACTTTTGGCAACACACACAGATGGTGTTGGAACCAAAGTAATTATTGCAAACATGATGAAAAAATACAACACAATAGGAATTGATTGTGTCGCAATGAATGTTAATGATGTTATCTGCATTGGTGCAACACCTATCTCATTTGTAGACTATATCGCTGCAAACAAAAATGATGCAACAATATTCAAAAAAATTGTCGAGGGATTAGTGACGGGTGCAAAAAAATCTTCAATGCCGATTGTCGGAGGAGAGACTGCAATTATGCCAGATGTGATTGATGGGAAAGGATTTGCATTTGATTTAGCAGGGATGGTAGTAGGATTAGTAGATAAAAAAGATTTGGTGCTTGGAAATAAAATAAACGTAGGGGATGTGATTGTGGGTGCAAATAGTACAGGAATTCATTCAAACGGATATTCGCTTGCAAGAAAAGCAATTTTAGGAAAATATTCTATAAAAGATAAAGTAAAAGGAATAGGAACAATAGGTAATGCATTATTAGCGCCTACCGAAATATATACAAATCCAGTACTAGAAATAATTCAAAAATGTAAAGTCAATGGTTTGGCCCACATTACAGGAGGAGCATTTACCAAGCTATTACGCCTCAAGAAAATTGGATATGAGATTGAGTCCCTACCAAAAATTCCACCAATCATGGGATTAGTTGAAGAACAAGGGGTAAAGCTCGAAGAAATGTAT
This window harbors:
- the glnA gene encoding type I glutamate--ammonia ligase, which gives rise to MNADQVLQTIQDEKISFIDFWFVDIFGELHNVGMPSYAIDKDSFVNGLEKLDASSIVGFKSVNHSDMILLPDPSSFKILPNDYDPGNRKNARIFCDLYDGNSNKESRYNRDSRGIANKASEKLSDFGLTHTNWGPEIEFFVFDTINVYPSPYAATHSYGGSGYSIESKESPWAKGNVSTAIDLKEGYYPSQPKDTLEGFRKDICDDLYNYFGIKIEAEHHEVATSGQCEINLVYDEMIAMADNVIAVKNLVKVKAKRKNKVATFMPKPIFGDNASAMHTHQSLWNGKTNVMYDKDDEEAQMSQTGRYYIGGILNHASALCAISNPTTNSYKRLVPGFEAPVNVCWGLGNRSAAIRVPMYNRNQEKSKRLEYRVPDPTANIYLLEAALLLAGLDGIKNKIDPGNPIEENVYKLSAEKKREYKIGTLPVSLKDALDSLNSDSNFLEDVFTKDFLDAYSEIKYKEYTAFAQTPTAWEVSMYADA
- a CDS encoding proteasome assembly chaperone family protein translates to MQKEFPEAEIFEIKKIELNSPIIFAGFVGAGLVGPLAINHIIEKLKMQQIAVMRSKYLPPSTVFMRGRLRHPFRFYANPEGTICAIICEITLRMEGLYSLVGEILDWAEEKGSKEIVILDGVASIGHDDKAYCAAEEDLVRTMAEKDISMIPQGFITGIPGGILNECLVREIQGLTLLAKANKVAPDSGAAATLIEALNRFYDLNIDTKQLEDEKDRFHSEFSELSQKYVEHREEIAGMYM
- the purM gene encoding phosphoribosylformylglycinamidine cyclo-ligase, with the protein product MVLTYKKAGVDISKIKQSQQAIGKLIASTHKLQKKAKIAHGFGHYAGIVEIPGGKLLATHTDGVGTKVIIANMMKKYNTIGIDCVAMNVNDVICIGATPISFVDYIAANKNDATIFKKIVEGLVTGAKKSSMPIVGGETAIMPDVIDGKGFAFDLAGMVVGLVDKKDLVLGNKINVGDVIVGANSTGIHSNGYSLARKAILGKYSIKDKVKGIGTIGNALLAPTEIYTNPVLEIIQKCKVNGLAHITGGAFTKLLRLKKIGYEIESLPKIPPIMGLVEEQGVKLEEMYKTFNMGVGFCVIAPKEQAVRIKSIFKKHKIQSQEIGKIIPKKGVFVNSIKIA